Proteins found in one Poecilia reticulata strain Guanapo linkage group LG15, Guppy_female_1.0+MT, whole genome shotgun sequence genomic segment:
- the sf3b5 gene encoding splicing factor 3B subunit 5 codes for MTDRYNIHSQLEHLQSKYIGTGHADTSKWEWLVNQHRDSYCSYMGHFDLLNYFSVAENESKARVRFNLMEKMLQPCGPPADKPDDA; via the coding sequence ATGACGGACCGCTACAACATCCACAGTCAGCTGGAGCATCTCCAGTCCAAGTACATCGGTACAGGACATGCTGACACCAGCAAGTGGGAGTGGCTGGTCAACCAGCACCGTGACTCTTACTGCTCCTACATGGGGCACTTCGACCTGCTCAACTACTTCTCTGTCGCCGAGAACGAGAGCAAAGCGCGGGTCCGCTTCAACTTGATGGAGAAGATGCTGCAGCCGTGTGGGCCGCCGGCAGACAAACCCGATGATGCTTAG